In Nostoc sp. GT001, a genomic segment contains:
- a CDS encoding response regulator yields the protein MNEQPDIEVLYTPDDSLILVVDDTTTNLEIVFNTLTNVGFKVITENDGERALKQVEFQLPDLILLDVMMPGIDGFETCKRLKENSVTCDIPVIFMTANSDTHSKVKGLNIGAVDYITKPFHEEELLARIKTHLQLRNLTKTLEKRVLERTSALSRALKDLQESQLQLVQTEKMSALGQLVAGVAHEINNPVGFIHGNLGHASVYFQEMINIIDLYQQHYPNPVPEIQEEIATIDLKYILADLPNLISSMKEGVQRIRNISTSLRTFSRADSDRKVSCNIHDGIDSTIMILKHRLKASEDRPDIQVIRDYDILPELECFIGQLNQVFMNLLANAIDALEESNVGLTYMEIEANPNQILIQTTLTEDKNYILIRIKDNGVGMSADVQQKIFDYLFTTKPVGQGTGLGLSIARQIVVEKHGGTLEVSSSIGQGSEFIIKLPI from the coding sequence ATGAATGAACAACCAGATATAGAAGTGCTTTATACCCCAGATGATAGTTTAATCCTAGTGGTAGATGATACTACTACCAATTTAGAAATAGTCTTTAATACATTAACTAATGTAGGCTTTAAAGTTATCACGGAAAATGATGGAGAAAGGGCACTTAAGCAGGTTGAGTTCCAACTGCCTGACTTAATTTTATTAGATGTAATGATGCCAGGAATAGATGGATTTGAAACTTGTAAAAGACTGAAAGAAAATTCAGTTACTTGTGATATACCCGTAATTTTTATGACAGCAAATTCTGATACTCACAGTAAGGTAAAGGGTCTAAACATAGGAGCAGTTGATTACATCACAAAACCCTTTCATGAAGAAGAATTATTAGCTAGAATTAAAACCCATCTTCAATTACGAAATCTCACAAAAACTTTAGAAAAACGAGTTTTAGAAAGGACATCAGCATTATCTAGGGCATTAAAAGACCTACAAGAGTCTCAACTTCAGCTTGTACAGACAGAAAAAATGTCTGCTCTTGGTCAATTAGTAGCAGGAGTTGCTCATGAAATTAATAATCCAGTTGGTTTCATTCATGGCAATCTTGGACACGCTTCAGTATATTTCCAAGAAATGATTAATATTATTGACCTCTATCAGCAGCACTATCCTAATCCAGTTCCAGAAATTCAAGAAGAAATTGCAACGATAGATTTGAAGTATATACTTGCCGATCTACCTAATTTAATTTCCTCAATGAAAGAGGGAGTTCAGCGTATTCGCAACATTAGTACCAGCTTGAGAACCTTTTCTCGAGCAGATAGCGATCGCAAAGTGTCTTGCAACATTCATGATGGCATAGACAGTACAATTATGATTCTCAAACACCGTTTAAAAGCATCTGAAGATCGACCCGATATTCAAGTAATTAGAGATTATGATATATTGCCAGAATTAGAATGCTTTATCGGACAACTCAATCAGGTATTTATGAATTTATTAGCTAATGCTATTGATGCTTTAGAGGAATCTAATGTAGGACTTACCTATATGGAGATTGAAGCAAATCCTAATCAAATTTTGATTCAAACTACTCTCACTGAAGATAAAAATTATATCTTGATTAGGATTAAAGATAATGGCGTAGGAATGTCGGCTGATGTCCAACAAAAAATCTTTGACTATTTATTCACCACTAAGCCTGTGGGTCAAGGTACAGGACTAGGGTTATCAATTGCTCGTCAAATTGTTGTCGAAAAACATGGAGGAACTCTAGAGGTAAGTTCATCAATAGGACAAGGTTCAGAGTTTATCATTAAACTTCCTATTTAA
- the larE gene encoding ATP-dependent sacrificial sulfur transferase LarE, with the protein MLTEKFEQLRALFREMEQALIAYSGGVDSTLVAKIAYDVLGDRALAVTAVSPSLLPEELEDAKIQAATIGIPHKIVQTHEMENPNYTSNPVNRCYFCKSELHDTLKPLALELGYPYVVDGVNADDLHDYRPGIQAAKERGARSPLAEVGVTKIEVRQLSQQLGLPWWDKPAQPCLSSRFPYGEEITVAKLQRVGRGEIYLRKLGWQNLRVRSEGDTARIELPPEQIKEFVLTNDLQTLVSAFQDFGFIYVTLDLEGYRSGKLNQVLNREALGVKV; encoded by the coding sequence ATGCTGACAGAAAAATTTGAGCAATTAAGAGCTTTATTTAGAGAAATGGAGCAAGCGTTGATTGCCTACTCTGGGGGCGTTGATAGCACTTTGGTTGCCAAAATTGCTTATGATGTGTTGGGCGATCGCGCTTTAGCTGTCACGGCTGTTTCTCCTTCGCTGTTACCAGAAGAATTGGAAGACGCGAAAATTCAAGCTGCAACAATTGGGATTCCTCATAAAATTGTCCAGACTCACGAGATGGAAAATCCCAATTACACCTCTAACCCGGTTAACCGCTGTTATTTTTGCAAAAGCGAGTTGCACGACACTCTCAAACCTTTAGCTTTAGAACTGGGTTATCCTTATGTGGTGGATGGGGTAAATGCTGATGATTTGCATGATTATCGCCCAGGAATTCAGGCGGCTAAGGAAAGAGGTGCGCGATCGCCTTTAGCAGAAGTGGGTGTCACTAAAATAGAAGTTCGCCAACTTTCGCAACAACTCGGTTTACCTTGGTGGGATAAACCTGCTCAACCTTGCCTCAGTTCCCGGTTTCCTTACGGTGAAGAAATTACTGTCGCTAAGTTGCAACGAGTCGGCAGAGGAGAAATTTATCTGCGAAAGCTAGGTTGGCAGAATTTACGCGTGCGATCGGAAGGGGATACAGCACGTATTGAATTACCACCAGAACAAATCAAAGAGTTTGTATTAACTAATGATTTACAAACACTAGTTTCGGCATTTCAAGATTTTGGATTTATCTACGTAACCTTAGATTTAGAAGGTTATCGTAGCGGTAAGTTAAATCAGGTTTTAAATAGGGAAGCCTTGGGCGTTAAAGTATAG
- a CDS encoding ATP-binding protein, translated as MEILDYQQEIKELKKANRIIQKKLERSELDRKKLEETNRKKESLLRRVIDELKEYQNKLEERSHELEMMLLNLQIMENKMSTLGSMVADVAHEINNPVGFIAGNLTPAKEYIENLLYLIDLYQQTYPKASQQIEETIKMIDLEYVREDLPKLISSMREGTDRISNISDSLRTFSRADTEEKTLFNIHEGINSTLLILKHRLQANKIRPAIQVVQYYEELPLVECFPGQLNQVFMNLLANAIDALDESNAGLSFNDIKLNPNQITIHTALTEDKNHVSIRIQDNGVGISADVQQKMFDHLFTTKPVGKGTGLGLSIAYQIIVQKHKGTLEVNSVLGKGSEFIINIPIC; from the coding sequence ATGGAAATATTAGATTATCAACAAGAAATTAAGGAATTAAAAAAAGCCAATCGAATTATCCAAAAAAAATTAGAGCGTTCTGAATTAGACCGGAAAAAACTTGAAGAAACAAATCGAAAAAAAGAATCTTTGCTCAGGAGAGTAATTGATGAATTAAAGGAATATCAAAATAAATTAGAAGAAAGAAGCCATGAGCTAGAAATGATGCTGCTTAATCTTCAGATAATGGAGAATAAGATGTCTACTTTGGGAAGTATGGTAGCAGATGTAGCTCATGAGATTAATAACCCAGTTGGGTTTATTGCAGGTAATCTGACTCCAGCGAAAGAGTATATTGAGAATTTATTATATCTAATTGATCTCTATCAGCAGACCTATCCTAAAGCATCTCAGCAAATTGAAGAAACAATCAAAATGATTGATCTAGAATATGTACGCGAGGATCTACCTAAACTCATTTCCTCAATGAGAGAAGGTACAGATCGTATTTCCAATATTAGTGACAGCCTGCGAACTTTCTCTAGAGCAGATACAGAAGAAAAAACTCTGTTTAATATTCATGAAGGTATTAACAGTACTCTCCTCATTCTCAAGCATCGGTTACAAGCTAATAAGATTCGTCCTGCTATTCAAGTAGTTCAATATTACGAAGAATTGCCCTTAGTAGAATGCTTTCCAGGACAATTGAATCAGGTATTTATGAATCTATTGGCAAATGCCATTGATGCTTTAGATGAATCTAATGCTGGGCTGAGTTTTAATGATATTAAACTAAATCCTAATCAAATTACAATTCATACTGCCCTCACTGAAGATAAGAATCATGTCTCGATTCGGATTCAAGATAATGGGGTGGGAATATCGGCTGATGTTCAGCAAAAAATGTTTGATCATTTATTCACAACAAAACCTGTGGGAAAAGGAACAGGATTAGGATTATCAATTGCTTATCAAATAATTGTCCAAAAACATAAAGGAACTCTAGAAGTAAATTCTGTGTTAGGAAAAGGTTCTGAATTTATTATCAATATACCTATTTGTTAA
- a CDS encoding photosystem I protein PsaX, whose protein sequence is MTAKTTKNSPVADSGAKPPYPYRTGWALFLLAINFLVAAWYFHIIE, encoded by the coding sequence ATGACCGCTAAAACAACGAAGAATTCCCCAGTTGCCGACAGTGGAGCTAAACCTCCCTACCCCTATCGCACAGGCTGGGCACTGTTCTTGTTAGCTATCAATTTCCTGGTAGCAGCCTGGTATTTCCACATTATTGAATAA
- a CDS encoding DUF4864 domain-containing protein, which yields MEVTDTDAINIRSVIEYQLAAFKKDDAQGAFAFASPAIQAQFVTPENFIQMVKTSYPAVYRPRSVFFEKITTIQGNITQPVLLLAPDGVPLRALYFMEKQPNNIWRINGCFLVSLEGK from the coding sequence ATGGAAGTTACTGATACCGATGCCATCAACATACGTTCTGTAATTGAATACCAATTGGCAGCCTTTAAAAAAGATGATGCTCAAGGCGCTTTTGCCTTTGCTAGTCCGGCGATTCAGGCGCAATTCGTAACCCCAGAAAATTTTATACAGATGGTAAAGACAAGCTACCCAGCAGTATACCGTCCTCGTTCTGTATTTTTTGAAAAAATAACAACCATCCAGGGAAACATAACTCAACCAGTGTTGCTACTTGCTCCTGATGGAGTTCCCTTGAGGGCTTTATATTTTATGGAAAAACAGCCCAATAATATCTGGAGAATTAACGGTTGCTTTCTAGTTTCTCTAGAAGGTAAATAA
- the lipA gene encoding lipoyl synthase — protein sequence MISSQQAELKSEIKAMPSWLRRPIGKASEISTVQRIIKQRQIHTICEEGRCPNRGECYAQKTATFLLMGPTCTRSCAFCQVDKGHAPMPLDLEEPEKVAQAVQLLGLRYVVLTSVARDDLPDQGAGHFVETIATIRQLNPETQIEVLTPDFWGGAGVGESGQRQRIEMIVKAKPACFNHNIETVRRLTGPVRRGAKYDRSLLVLAIVKEIDSTIPTKSGLMLGHGETVDEVIEAMADLRAVGCDRLTIGQYMRPTLEHLPVQKYWTPEEFDRLGRLAWEMGFNHVRSGPLVRSSYHAGEEAEEQRSRGAGEKLQ from the coding sequence ATGATTTCGTCACAACAAGCCGAACTAAAGTCTGAAATTAAGGCAATGCCTAGCTGGTTACGTCGCCCAATTGGTAAAGCCAGTGAAATCTCTACCGTACAACGCATTATTAAGCAGCGCCAAATTCACACGATTTGCGAAGAAGGACGCTGCCCTAACCGCGGAGAGTGCTATGCCCAAAAAACTGCAACTTTTTTGCTAATGGGGCCTACATGCACACGCTCTTGTGCTTTCTGTCAAGTAGATAAAGGTCATGCACCAATGCCTCTTGATTTAGAGGAACCTGAAAAGGTTGCCCAGGCGGTGCAGCTTTTGGGATTGCGTTATGTGGTGTTGACTTCTGTAGCCCGTGATGACTTGCCCGATCAAGGTGCAGGACACTTTGTAGAGACGATCGCGACTATCCGCCAATTGAATCCAGAGACTCAAATTGAAGTGCTGACCCCAGATTTTTGGGGTGGTGCTGGTGTTGGGGAATCAGGTCAACGCCAGCGGATAGAGATGATTGTGAAAGCCAAACCAGCTTGTTTCAATCACAATATTGAGACAGTGCGGCGGTTAACTGGCCCAGTGCGTCGGGGAGCCAAGTACGATCGCTCGCTCTTGGTGCTGGCTATAGTTAAAGAAATCGATTCGACAATTCCCACCAAATCAGGTTTGATGCTAGGACACGGAGAAACAGTTGATGAAGTAATTGAAGCAATGGCTGATTTAAGGGCTGTGGGATGCGATCGCTTGACTATTGGGCAGTATATGCGTCCAACTCTTGAACATTTGCCAGTCCAAAAATATTGGACTCCAGAGGAATTCGATCGGCTTGGCAGATTAGCATGGGAAATGGGATTCAACCATGTTCGTTCTGGACCTCTGGTTCGCAGTTCCTATCATGCTGGAGAGGAGGCAGAGGAGCAGAGGAGCAGAGGAGCAGGGGAGAAGTTGCAGTAA
- a CDS encoding branched-chain amino acid ABC transporter permease: MDAQFAQLIVNGIAVGSIIALAAVGLTLTYGILRLSNFAHGDFLTLGAYLTWLINSIGVNIWLSMILAAAGTVAAMLLSEKLLWSKMRSIRATSTTLIIISIGLALFLRNGIIFIWGGRNQNYNLPVTQALDILGLKIPQNQLLVLGLAVLAILALHYLLQNTKIGKAMRAVADDLDLARVSGINVDRVIFWTWVIAGTLTSLGGSMYGLITAVRPNMGWFLILPLFASVILGGIGNPYGAIAAAFIIGIVQEISTPWLGSQYKQGVALLIMILVLLIRPKGLFKGTI; this comes from the coding sequence ATGGATGCACAATTCGCCCAACTAATCGTGAATGGGATTGCGGTGGGGAGCATTATTGCTCTAGCCGCAGTCGGACTGACTCTTACTTATGGAATTTTACGGCTATCTAACTTTGCTCATGGTGACTTTCTCACTTTAGGAGCCTATCTAACTTGGTTGATAAACAGCATTGGAGTCAATATTTGGCTGTCGATGATCCTAGCGGCTGCGGGAACAGTAGCAGCAATGCTGTTATCGGAAAAGCTACTGTGGTCAAAGATGCGCTCTATCCGTGCTACTTCGACTACGCTGATTATTATTTCTATTGGACTTGCCTTATTTCTTCGCAATGGAATTATTTTTATCTGGGGTGGCAGGAACCAAAATTATAATTTACCTGTTACTCAGGCTTTAGATATTTTGGGTTTAAAGATACCGCAAAATCAATTATTGGTATTAGGATTGGCGGTACTAGCAATTTTGGCGCTGCATTACCTGCTGCAAAATACCAAAATTGGTAAGGCGATGCGAGCAGTTGCAGACGATCTTGACTTAGCGAGGGTTTCAGGTATCAATGTCGATCGAGTAATTTTCTGGACTTGGGTAATTGCTGGCACTCTTACGTCATTGGGCGGCAGTATGTATGGGTTAATTACAGCTGTGCGCCCGAACATGGGATGGTTCCTAATATTACCATTATTTGCCTCAGTAATACTTGGTGGAATTGGCAATCCCTACGGTGCGATCGCAGCAGCTTTTATCATTGGCATCGTCCAGGAAATCAGCACTCCTTGGCTGGGTTCACAATACAAACAAGGTGTAGCACTGTTAATCATGATTTTGGTGCTGCTCATTCGTCCCAAAGGTTTATTCAAAGGAACGATTTGA
- a CDS encoding response regulator produces the protein MASNKILVIDDTTVVRVKVREMLPPGNFEVLEAKDGVEGLNFILQEKLSLIMLDFLLPKMSGWEVFQKVQADPELRKIPLVIMSGRKEEVTEKITEPFEYFEFLGKPFDQKQLIGAIKLAMAKAKQPRPELVAVGAGVAVKNGTVATSSVPNGTVVAPSVANSSVAAPSITTPSTGGVSEAEINALNEKIVKMQAEIDGLKKQLTQVVTFIKQKIK, from the coding sequence GTGGCAAGCAACAAGATTTTAGTTATCGATGACACTACAGTTGTCAGGGTAAAAGTACGAGAAATGTTGCCTCCGGGCAATTTTGAGGTACTAGAAGCAAAAGACGGTGTGGAAGGACTAAATTTCATCCTTCAGGAAAAACTCAGCCTGATTATGCTGGATTTCCTGTTACCTAAAATGAGTGGCTGGGAGGTTTTCCAGAAAGTTCAAGCCGATCCAGAATTAAGGAAAATTCCTTTAGTGATCATGTCTGGTCGCAAGGAAGAGGTGACTGAAAAAATCACAGAACCATTTGAATATTTTGAATTTCTGGGCAAGCCTTTTGATCAGAAACAACTAATTGGCGCTATTAAGTTAGCTATGGCTAAAGCGAAACAGCCACGCCCAGAACTAGTAGCAGTAGGGGCAGGGGTTGCTGTCAAAAATGGCACAGTAGCAACCTCTAGTGTCCCCAATGGTACGGTAGTAGCTCCTAGCGTTGCAAACTCTAGCGTCGCAGCCCCCAGCATCACAACCCCCAGTACTGGAGGAGTCTCCGAGGCAGAAATTAATGCATTGAATGAGAAAATTGTCAAAATGCAAGCAGAAATTGATGGTTTGAAGAAACAGCTAACTCAGGTGGTGACTTTTATTAAACAAAAAATCAAGTAG
- the hrmK gene encoding hybrid histidine kinase/response regulator HrmK — translation MQQYSSLPDQNSLIDATPKLLTTIEQLRAQLWLESSLNQLQSRLNDCLLSACNSVPQPEAAQAEIFQTVVNEINSAVHSSNLALTECAVGIAMCQTQENFATVCYISRSPSPNSPPLFLEVLTAEKKLLLRLQEVIKLEDLQQLENQQLPSAWRLADDSGSVIGWLILATAPLSPHHESFIESQAQLRSQLITRSAKCCSTALVQLRHILSWPQRCQQLSNSNQELERTNQLKNQFLANTSHEIRTPLSSIIGFTHLLLAPGYEPSKERQQEYLNIIQSSGKHLLALINDILDLSKIEANQLEVQWETVDVPLLCNNVLALVKEKAANKGLKLCLELEPDITTLVADPLRLKQMLLNLLFNALKFTSKGSVGLQIASKGVFVHFTVWDTGTGISQEDQVQLFQPYFQIAKAVADGIEGTGLGLAVTQKLAQIHGGSVKVESEIDRGSRFTLVLPLKQEMEVRVDEEAGEANLPSFPLPLTPSSSVEILLVENDLPNADLMQIYLRKLGYQVTWVKNAAEMWEALAQLEPAVILMDVCLADENGLNLVQQLREHQQYGKIPVIVQTAMAMKGDRETCLAAGVNDYISKPIDLPLLASLVAKYSQAPMLVDEEQRSRGAEEQGSRGAEGKLQ, via the coding sequence ATGCAGCAGTATTCAAGCTTACCAGACCAGAACTCACTGATAGATGCAACGCCAAAACTTTTGACAACAATTGAGCAACTTCGCGCGCAACTGTGGCTGGAGAGCAGCTTAAACCAGTTGCAAAGTCGCCTTAATGATTGCTTGCTTTCTGCTTGTAACTCTGTCCCACAGCCAGAAGCAGCACAAGCGGAAATTTTCCAAACCGTGGTTAACGAGATTAATAGTGCTGTTCATAGCAGTAATCTGGCACTTACAGAATGTGCCGTAGGCATCGCTATGTGTCAAACACAAGAAAATTTTGCCACAGTTTGTTATATTTCTCGTTCTCCATCCCCAAATTCACCACCTTTATTTCTAGAAGTGTTGACAGCAGAAAAAAAGCTGCTGTTGAGATTGCAAGAGGTGATAAAACTTGAAGATTTGCAACAGCTTGAGAATCAACAACTACCTAGCGCTTGGCGGTTGGCGGATGATTCTGGCAGCGTTATCGGCTGGCTAATTCTTGCCACAGCGCCCCTAAGTCCTCATCATGAGTCGTTCATAGAATCGCAAGCTCAACTCAGATCGCAATTGATAACAAGGTCTGCCAAATGCTGTAGTACAGCCTTAGTACAACTTAGACACATCTTGTCTTGGCCGCAACGGTGTCAACAGTTAAGTAACTCTAATCAAGAATTGGAGCGCACTAATCAACTGAAAAATCAGTTTCTGGCAAACACTAGCCACGAAATTCGCACACCGCTTAGTTCCATTATTGGGTTTACCCATCTGCTTTTAGCTCCAGGGTACGAACCAAGTAAAGAACGTCAGCAAGAGTATTTAAATATCATTCAGTCTAGCGGTAAACATTTACTAGCGCTGATTAATGATATTTTGGATCTCTCTAAAATTGAAGCAAATCAGCTAGAAGTACAGTGGGAAACAGTAGATGTGCCACTGCTGTGTAACAATGTTTTGGCACTGGTGAAAGAGAAAGCTGCTAATAAGGGTTTGAAACTGTGCTTAGAACTTGAACCCGATATTACAACCTTAGTAGCTGACCCCTTACGACTCAAGCAAATGTTGTTGAATTTACTCTTCAACGCCCTAAAGTTTACCAGTAAAGGAAGTGTTGGCTTACAGATTGCTTCCAAAGGTGTATTTGTGCATTTTACAGTTTGGGATACTGGCACTGGCATTTCCCAGGAAGACCAAGTTCAACTGTTTCAGCCATATTTCCAAATTGCCAAGGCCGTAGCAGATGGTATTGAAGGTACTGGTTTGGGTTTAGCAGTGACTCAGAAACTCGCCCAAATTCACGGTGGTTCGGTGAAAGTTGAATCGGAAATAGATCGTGGCTCCCGTTTTACTCTTGTACTTCCTCTTAAGCAAGAGATGGAAGTCAGGGTAGATGAGGAAGCAGGGGAAGCAAATTTACCCTCATTTCCTCTGCCTTTGACACCTAGTTCTTCTGTAGAAATTTTGCTGGTAGAAAATGATTTACCCAATGCTGACTTGATGCAAATTTATTTACGTAAATTGGGATATCAAGTGACTTGGGTTAAGAATGCTGCCGAGATGTGGGAAGCCCTAGCACAGTTAGAACCAGCGGTAATTTTAATGGATGTTTGTTTGGCAGATGAAAATGGTCTTAACTTGGTACAACAACTGCGAGAACATCAACAATATGGGAAGATTCCGGTAATTGTTCAAACAGCAATGGCGATGAAAGGCGATCGCGAAACCTGTCTAGCGGCTGGAGTAAATGACTATATTTCTAAACCAATTGATTTACCACTTTTAGCTAGTCTGGTGGCTAAGTATAGTCAAGCACCAATGTTGGTTGATGAGGAGCAGAGAAGCAGGGGAGCAGAGGAGCAGGGGAGCAGAGGAGCAGAGGGGAAGTTACAGTAA
- a CDS encoding FIST N-terminal domain-containing protein encodes MFKAVVGHSNDPDSLAAIEEVLQQSASSLAGDIPKAGIIFAAIDFDHSLILQQIDRAFPGIELIGGTTDGEISSVLEFQQDSITLMLFCSDEVEIYAGVGRKVSDDPITATKQAVEQAKAKSTADPKLCLTHPESLTTSGVSILNGLKLALGQYVPIFGGLAGDQSRYQSTYQFFKTEVLSDSVPILLFSGTILFSHAVASGWHPIGQTSKVTKVDKNIVYEIDGKPALDFYHHYLGLLPPSMEYPLAVFDENKDNFYIRAPIAYNQESSSITFFGDIPDRAIIQISEADYEDILAASKASFMNALNNYPGTKPSAVLFFSCVARRQILGTKAQEEYQNTKLCLTDYLPACGFYSYGEIAPIDGISQTQFHNETFVTLILGNQ; translated from the coding sequence ATGTTCAAGGCAGTAGTAGGTCACAGTAACGATCCAGATTCTCTAGCAGCAATTGAAGAAGTTCTTCAGCAATCTGCCAGTTCTCTTGCAGGAGATATACCAAAAGCTGGGATTATTTTTGCTGCAATTGACTTTGATCATTCTCTCATTTTGCAACAAATCGATCGGGCTTTTCCGGGGATTGAGTTGATTGGTGGAACAACAGATGGAGAAATTTCTTCAGTCTTAGAGTTTCAGCAAGACTCAATCACTTTGATGTTATTTTGCTCAGATGAAGTTGAAATTTATGCAGGAGTTGGACGAAAAGTTTCAGACGATCCAATTACTGCAACTAAACAAGCTGTGGAGCAAGCCAAAGCAAAAAGTACCGCAGATCCAAAGCTATGCTTAACTCATCCAGAGAGCCTCACAACTAGTGGTGTCTCTATATTAAATGGCTTAAAGCTAGCTCTTGGTCAATATGTGCCAATATTCGGTGGTTTGGCAGGCGATCAATCAAGATATCAAAGTACGTATCAATTTTTTAAAACAGAAGTATTAAGTGATTCTGTACCAATTCTACTTTTTTCCGGCACAATATTGTTTTCTCACGCTGTTGCAAGTGGTTGGCATCCCATTGGTCAAACAAGCAAAGTGACTAAGGTAGATAAAAACATAGTCTATGAAATAGATGGTAAACCAGCTTTAGATTTTTATCATCATTATTTAGGTTTGCTTCCTCCTTCAATGGAATATCCACTAGCAGTGTTTGATGAGAATAAAGACAATTTTTATATAAGAGCACCTATTGCTTACAATCAAGAATCTAGTAGCATAACCTTTTTTGGAGATATTCCCGATCGAGCAATTATTCAAATTTCCGAAGCAGATTATGAAGATATTTTGGCAGCTTCCAAAGCATCATTTATGAATGCCTTAAATAATTATCCTGGTACAAAACCAAGTGCTGTTTTATTTTTTTCGTGTGTAGCTCGTCGGCAAATACTTGGTACTAAGGCACAAGAAGAGTATCAAAATACAAAACTTTGTCTGACTGACTATTTACCTGCCTGTGGATTTTATTCTTATGGAGAAATTGCTCCTATAGATGGAATTAGCCAGACGCAATTCCACAATGAAACTTTTGTAACTTTAATTTTGGGAAATCAGTAA
- a CDS encoding methanogen output domain 1-containing protein, whose product MINVPKHSIATLNLSLERDIFLRTLIRELSGTLQDVVGLEEASGFISVVGERMGRQINQDYKSALEISNLSRKQVADVLIDLKKRIQGDFYVIEQDDEKIVFGNRVCPFGDKVLNRPAMCMMTSNVFGTIAANNLGYAKVELQETIAQGDPGCKVIVYLKLTEEAEDAEGREYFRGLESV is encoded by the coding sequence ATGATCAATGTACCCAAGCACTCAATAGCTACGCTTAATCTTTCTTTAGAACGCGACATATTTTTACGCACACTAATCAGAGAATTATCTGGTACTTTGCAGGATGTAGTTGGTTTAGAAGAAGCTTCGGGATTTATTAGCGTTGTTGGTGAAAGGATGGGAAGGCAGATTAACCAAGATTATAAATCTGCCTTGGAAATCTCTAACCTTTCTCGTAAGCAGGTAGCTGATGTCTTGATTGATTTAAAAAAACGCATCCAGGGCGATTTTTATGTGATTGAGCAGGATGATGAAAAAATTGTCTTTGGCAACCGTGTTTGCCCATTTGGCGACAAAGTACTTAATCGCCCTGCCATGTGCATGATGACTTCAAACGTTTTTGGAACGATCGCAGCTAATAATCTGGGATATGCGAAAGTAGAATTGCAAGAAACCATAGCACAGGGTGATCCTGGATGTAAAGTTATTGTTTACTTAAAACTTACAGAAGAAGCAGAAGATGCAGAAGGTCGAGAATACTTTAGGGGACTAGAATCTGTGTAA